One genomic region from Vitis riparia cultivar Riparia Gloire de Montpellier isolate 1030 chromosome 17, EGFV_Vit.rip_1.0, whole genome shotgun sequence encodes:
- the LOC117904827 gene encoding kunitz trypsin inhibitor 5-like: MKTSSLLLFSLLLIALAFNPLPGAAEAAPDPVLDIEGKQLRSGVDYYILPVIRGRGGGLTVASVRNKTCPLDVVQDKLEVSHGLPLTFTPVNPKQDVIRVSTDHNIKFSAATICAQSTVWKLEYDESTGQRFITTGGVEGNPGRATLSNWFKIEKYGDDYKLVFCPTVCNFCKVICRDVGVYIQKGYRRLALTTDAPFRVMFKKA, translated from the coding sequence ATGAAGACTTCATCCCTACTACTATTCTCCTTGCTTCTCATTGCCCTTGCTTTCAACCCTCTCCCTGGGGCTGCCGAAGCTGCACCTGATCCAGTGCTTGACATTGAGGGAAAGCAGCTCCGATCTGGGGTTGATTACTACATCCTGCCGGTCATCCGTGGGAGAGGCGGCGGCCTCACCGTGGCGAGCGTCAGGAACAAGACCTGCCCGCTGGATGTGGTCCAAGACAAGCTGGAGGTATCACATGGTCTCCCATTGACGTTTACTCCAGTGAACCCCAAGCAAGATGTGATCCGAGTGTCCACTGATCATAACATCAAGTTCTCTGCTGCCACAATCTGTGCACAATCCACTGTGTGGAAGCTTGAGTATGATGAATCAACGGGACAACGGTTTATCACGACAGGGGGGGTTGAAGGGAACCCGGGGCGTGCAACTTTGAGCAACTGGTTCAAGATTGAGAAATATGGAGATGATTACAAGCTGGTCTTCTGTCCAACAGTGTGCAACTTCTGCAAGGTGATTTGCAGAGACGTGGGCGTTTATATCCAGAAGGGATACAGGCGTTTGGCTTTAACAACTGATGCGCCATTCAGGGTTATGTTCAAGAAGGCTTGA
- the LOC117903957 gene encoding GEM-like protein 4, with translation MREQFSDECGGSPFMSPLGTTPERRPSSLSEPASRVQSPSSSDDSSNFIKTKNRNSVVGRMNKLGKKTHSFAFRVREHVRLGPKLSETVKGKLSLGARIIQEGGREKIFKHIFSVNEGEELLKASQCYLSTTAGPIAGLLFISTEKVAFCSERSISLTSPSGEIVRSPYKVLIPVRKIKRAKQSENVNKPAQKYIEIVTTDGFEFWFMGFLRYEKAFKNLEKAISMYN, from the exons ATGAGGGAGCAGTTCTCAGATGAGTGTGGTGGAAGTCCATTTATGAGCCCGTTAGGGACGACTCCAGAGAGAAGACCCTCTTCTCTATCTGAGCCTGCCAGTCGTGTCCAAAGTCCCTCTTCTTCAGATGACTCTTCCAACTTcatcaaaacaa AAAATAGAAATTCGGTAGTGGGTCGCATGAACAAGTTGGGGAAGAAGACACACAGTTTTGCTTTCAGGGTTCGGGAACATG TGAGACTGGGGCCAAAGCTATCAGAAACAGTGAAGGGGAAGCTGAGTTTGGGGGCAAGAATCATACAAGAAGGTGGAAGGGAGAAGATATTCAAGCATATATTCAGTGTGAACGAAGGAGAGGAGCTGTTGAAGGCTTCACAGTGCTACTTGTCAACAACTGCTGGTCCAATTGCTGGCCTCCTCTTTATTTCCactgaaaaggttgctttttgCAGTGAAAGATCCATCTCTTTAACTTCTCCATCTGGGGAAATTGTTAGATCACCCTACAAg GTTTTGATACCAGTGAGAAAGATAAAAAGAGCAAAACAAAGTGAAAATGTGAACAAGCCTGCACAGAAGTACATAGAAATAGTTACTACGGATGGTTTTGAGTTTTGGTTTATGGGATTTTTGAGGTATGAGAAAGCTTTCAAGAATCTTGAGAAGGCCATTTCTATGTACAACTAA